GTCCATGTCATGCTCGATTAGGAGGATGCCGAGTGTGCCTTTCAGGGTCTTGAGCGTCGAGATGATGCGCGCCGACTCCTCATGGCTCGTGCCGGCAAGCGGCTCGTCAAGCAACAGAAGGCGCGGCCGCGTCGCTAGCGCGATCGCGAGTTCGAGCTGGCGCTTCTCGCCATAGGAGAGGAGCCCCGCCGGTATGCCCGCGCGCGGCAGCAAGCCGAACTGGTTGAGGATCGCGCGCGCAGGGGCGTTCAGCTCCTCTTCCTTGCCGGCGTTGCGAAAGAAGCGGAAGCTCGATCCCGAACGCCCCTGGACCGCGAGCGCGACATTCTCCAGCACCGAGAAGTCCGGCAGGATGGAGGTGATCTGGAACGAGCGGGCGAGACCACCCGCGGCGCGTTCCGCCATGGTCAGCCGCGTGATGTCCTCGTCCGCAAAGAGAATGCGCCCGGTATCGGGCCGAGCAAGGCCCGAGATCTGGTGGATCAATGTCGTCTTGCCGGCGCCGTTCGGGCCGATAATCGCATGGAGCTCATTGGCACCGACGTGCAACGACACATCGTCCGTGACCTTCAGGGCCCCATAGTTCTTGGCGAGGTGGTCGAGGACAAGAAGGGGAGCGGTCATGAACGCGTCCTCTCGATGAGGGGCGTAATGCCGCCCCGGATATAGAGCACGCAGAGGATCAGGAGCGGACCGAAAATGATATGCCAATGCTCCGTGAAGCCGGCGAGCACCTCCTCAGCCAGGAGAAAAACGATCGCGCCGGCAATCGCCCCGTGCAGGGAGCCCATGCCGCCGAGCACCACCATGAAGATGAGGTCGCCTGAGCGCTGCCAGCTCATTGTGGCAGGGCTCACGAATTCGCTCGTGTTGGCGAGGAGCACACCGGCCAGCGCCGCGATCATGCCCGCGATCACATAGAGCATGAGCTGGTAGCGATAGGGAGAGAAGCCGATGGCCTGCATGCGCACCGGGTTCTGCCGGGCGCCCCGCAGCACGCGCCCGAAACGGGACGCAACGAGCATGCGGCAGGCGAGATAGACCACGCCCAGCGTGGCGAAGGCCACATAGTAAAGCGTGCGGTCGTTGTCGAGCGGATCATAGCCGAAGAACAGACTGCGGCTCGGCAGGTTCATGCCGTCGTCGCCGCCATAGGCGGCGAGCGATGTCGCCAGGAAGAACAGCATTTGGCCGAACGCCAGCGTGATCATGATGAAGTAGACGCCGCGCGTCCGGAGCGAGATCGCGCCGGTGATGGCCGCGAAAAAGGCCGAGACCGTAAGCGCCGCGACAACCTGCAGGGCGATGCCATTGATGCCGTGGCTGGCGAGGATGCCGACCGAGTAGGCGCCGATGCCGATGAAGGCGGCATGGCCGAAGCTGACGAGGCCGGCATATCCAATCAGCAGGTCGAGCGAGAGCGCGGCGAGGCCGAGCACCATCACCCGCGTGAGGAGCGACAGGACAAAGCTCTCCGTGCCGAACTGGGCGAGCCAGGGGGCGATGGCGAGACCCGCAAAGACGATGATCGGCACTACGAGCCGCCGGAGGTTCGGGGGCGCGTTTGCCGGCGTCGCTTGCTCGACCGGACGGGCGGCATCCGTCATCGCGGATCCCCTGAGACTCGATATCCTGACAATGGCCCTCCTGGCATCTGGAAGCCTTTCACGCGCGTCACTCTCAACGTTTGGCCGGGAAGAGGCCGGCAGGGCGGATGCAGAGGGTCACGGCCATCAGCACGTAGATCAGCATGGGTGCGATTGCCCGGCCGGTCTGGCTTGCCGTGGATGGATCAAGGATAGCGCGCAGCAGCATCGGCGCCATGAAACGGCCGAGCGTGTCAACGACGCCTATGAGGAGCGCCGCCAGGAAGGCGCCGCGCACCGAGCCGATGCCGCCGATGACGATGACGACGAAGGCCAGGATCAAAACATTGTCACCCATGCCAGGCTCGACCGAGAGGATCGGCGTGACCATCGCACCCGCGAAGCCCGCGAGCATCGCCCCAAAGCCGAAGACGAAGGTGAACAGGAGCCGGATGTTGACGCCGAGCGCCGACACCATCGGCGCATTCGAGGCGCCAGCGCGCACGAGCATCCCGACCTTCGTGCGGTTGACCAGAAGATAAAGCATCAGGCCGACCGCAAGGCCCGCGATGATGATGGCGATGCGGTAGACGGGGTAGCGCAGCCCGCCGATCAGCGGGATCGACCCCGATAGGAAGTCCGGCACGGGGACGCTGAGGGGTGCTGCTCCCCAGAGGATCTTTACCGCCTCATTCAGCGTGATGATCACGCCGAAGGTCGCCAGCACCTGATCCAGGTGATCTCGATCATAAAGCTTTCGGAAGACGAGCACTTCCAGCAGCAGGCCGAAGGCGAGCGCGGTCGGCAGCGCGAGCAGGAGCCCGAACAGGAAGTTGCCGGTCATCGCGGTGAACATGGCGGCGAGATAGGCGCCAACCATGTATTGGACGCCGTGGGCAAGGTTGATGAAGTCCATCACGCCGAAGACGAGCGTCAGTCCCGCGGCGATGAGGAAGAGAATGAGCCCGAACTGCAGGCCATTCAGCATCTGGACGAGGAAAAGGCTCAGCGGCATCAGTCGCTCATGGTCGGCAGGAATGAATGACATCCGTCCCCGGTCATCCCGGGATTGGACGAGACTGCAGGCAGCAAGTCCGAGATGGACGGGCTAGCCCTGTGACGCATCGAAGTTCAGGAGAGCCGCCCGTTTCGTCCCATGTCATCCCCGGCGGGCTGCACAGCAGCCCGGGAAGGGGATCCAAAGATCAAGCGGCTGGTCGATGGATTCCCTTTCCGTCGCTGCGCGACGCCGGGAATGACACCCCACATGCGCTCGCGGGCATGCGTAAAGCGGGGGCCTCAAATATGGCACTCATGGCTTCCGGGCTCAGCCTGCGCTGACCCGGAATGCCCCGTCCCCCCGCAGCGCTGACCTCAGTTGGTCAGCGAGCATTCCTTGGCATAGGGGTCGGCATAGTTCGTGAAGACCTTCTCCACGACCTCGGTCTGGAACTTGCCGTCCGGCCGCTTGGCGACCTTTGTCAAGTAGAAGTCCTGGATCGGATAGCCGTTGGCGCTGAACTTGAAATTGCCGCGGAGCGACTTGAAGTCGGCCTTCAGCAGCGCGGCGCGCAGCGCCTCCTTATTGGACAAGTCTCCCTTCGTGGCCTTGACCGCGCTGTCGATAAGCAGCGCCGCGTCGTAGGCTTGGAAGGCATAGCTGCCGGGGACCGAGTTATAAGCCTTTTCATAGGCCGCGACGAAGGCCTTGTTCTCAGGTGTATCGAGGTTGGGCGCCCAGTTGGAGCCCGCGAACATGCCGACAGCCGCGTCCTTCTGTGCGGGCAGTGTCGATTCGTCGACGGTGAAGGCGGAGAGAACCGGAATGGTGAGGCCGGCCTGTTGGTATTGCCGCACGAGGTTCACACCCATGCCGCCAGGCATGAAGGTGTAGATCGCGTCAGGCTGCAGCGCGGCGATGTTCGCGAGTTCGGACTGGAAGTCGAGGGTATTGAGCGGGACGTAGGATTCCGCAACCACCTCACCCTTGAAGTCGCGCTTGAAGCCGGCGATCGCGTCCTTGCCTGCCTGGTAGTTCGGCGCGAGCAGATAGACTTTCTTGTAGCCGCGATCTTGGGCCACCTTGCCGGAAATCTGATGGACCTGGTCGTTCTGGTACGATGTGACGAAGAAGTACGGGTTGCAGCTCTTGCCCGCGAGCACTGACGGCCCAGCATTAGGGCTGATCAGGAAGGTCTTCGCGTCCGTCACCGGCTTTGAGATTGCCATCAGAACGTTCGAGAAGATCGGCCCGACAACGAAATCCACCTGATCGCGCTCGAGCATGCCCTTGACGCGGGTGACGGCGACATCCGGCTTCAATTCGTCGTCGACGACGATGACCTCGGCGGGCAATCCACCGAGCTTGCCGCCAAGCTCCTTGACGGCGAGCTCGAACCCGTCACGCGCCTGCTGGCCGAGAACTGCCGAGGGGCCAGAGAGTGAAACGATCACACCGACTTTGACCTTGTCCGCCGCCATGGCGGCCTGGGTGAAAGCCTGCCCGGCAAGCAAGGTCGCTGCCGCGATTGCGCCGAGACCGAAGCGAGTTACGCAATCCTTCATATCTTAGATCTCCCCAACTTCTGTTCCCCTGGGTGGTCGCTGCTTGAGGCGCTCACTTTGCCGTGGAGAGCTTATCATCTCTCCGAACGGATAGCTCGTCGAGCAATGCTTTGGAATGAAAGCCTCATGAAAGCCCTTGCCAGACGATAGTTCAAGATTAAAATAAATTCCATCGAGGCCGCAAGGGCCTTGCGAGCCGCCCTCAGCAAATGGCCGATGCGGCGGCGCAAATCCCTGTGAGCTAACCCTTTTCTGGGTTCGGGCCTGGTTGACCGGATGGAGCGTGCGGGCCCGTGACAAGGGGAGGGGCCGCACACGAGGGAGATGACGATGGCACACACGGCGCATGTGGACACCTTTGCGCGTGATAATCTGCCGGCCCGCGAGTTATGGCCGGAGATGATCTTCAACCGGCCTGAGTTCCAATATCCCGAACGCCTGAACTGTTGTGTCGCGTTTCTCGATCGTTGGATTGCCGAGGGACGTGGTGACGCGCCCTGCATGTTTGGTCTCGAGGAGGCGCTAACCTATCGTGAACTTTACGAGCGGGTGAATCGCATCTGCAACGTGCTGGTCAATGACCTCGGTCTCGTGCCGGGTGGTCGCGTTCTACTGCGTTCCGCCAATAATACGATGATGGTCGCGACTTATCTCGCCGTTCTGAAGGCGGGCGGCGTGGTTGTCGCCACCATGCCGCTCCTGCGCGCCAAGGAGCTGGTCTATCCCATCGACAAGGCGAAGATCGCGCTCGCGCTCTGTGACTTCAAGCTCGCCGACGAGATGGAAAAAGCCGCCAGCCAGGCGTCCGCCCTTGAGCGGATCGTCTATTGGGGATCGGGCAAGGCCGATTCTCTCGAGAGCCTGATGGCCGAGGCGAGCCCGGAATTCACGGCCGTGGATACGGCCGCTGACGATGTTTGCCTGATCGCCTTCACCTCCGGCACGACCGGCGTGCCGAAAGGCACCATGCATTTCCACCGGGACATGCTGGCGATCTGCGATGGCTTCTCGCGCAACGTGCTGCGCCCGGTCGAGAGCGACCGCTTCATCGGGTCGGCGCCACTCGGCTTTACCTTCGGGCTCGGCGGCATCGTGCTCTTTCCCATGCGCATCGGCGCATCCTTCGTCGTGCTGGAGAAAGCCGGGCCCGACGATCTGCTGCCGGCTATCGAGAAATTCAAGGTCACGATCTGCTTCACGGCGCCGACGGCGTATCGCGCCATGATCCCGAAGCTCGACCAGTTCGACATCTCCACCTTGCGCAAATGCGTGTCAGCGGGCGAGGCGCTGCCGAAGAGCACCTTCGACGCCTGGCTGGCGGCCACCGGCATCAAGCTCATCGACGGCATCGGCGGCACCGAGATGCTGCATATCTTCATCAGCGCCCGTGAGGAGGAGATCCGCCCGGGTTCGACCGGCAAGCCCGTTCCGGGCTTCGAGGCCAAGGTGATGGACGAGGAGGGGAACGAGGTGCCGCCCGGTACGGCGGGGCGCCTCGCGGTCCGTGGCCCCACCGGTTGCCGCTATCTCGCCGACGAGCGACAGCTCAAGTTCGTCCAGAATGGCTGGAACATGACCGGTGATACCTATGTCATGGATGAGGATGGCTATTTCTGGTACCAGGCGCGGTCCGACGACATGATCGTCTCGGCCGGCTACAATATCGCCGGCCCGGAGGTCGAGGCGGGGCTCCTCACCCATGCGGCCGTGGTCGAATGCGGCGTTGTCGGAGCGCCGTGCGAGCAGCGCGGGCGTATCGTGAAGGCCTATGTCGTGCTCCGGGAGGGCGAACCGCGCGATGCCGACATGGTCAAGCGTCTGCAGGAGCATGTCAAAGCCGAGATCGCGCCTTACAAATACCCGCGCGAGATCGTCTTCGTCGATGAGTTGCCGAAGACGTCGAGCGGCAAGCTGCAGCGTTACGCGCTGCGTATGCGCGCCGAGGAGGAAGCTTTCGCCGGCAGGGGCGCCTGATCCGGAGAGACAGCTGACGCTTTCATGAAACGGGGCAGGGGATGACGGGAGGTCTCGCACAACCGGATCGCGACTGGTACGAGCGCGCGTACAACCCGCGTGTCACGGTGCCTGAACTGCCGGACATCCTTGCTGGCTGGATCGCGCGCTCCAACGCCACGCGTGAGCGGCATCCGCCGCTTGCCGATATCGCTTATGGGCCGCATCCGCGGGAGGTCTTCGACCTTTTCCGCGCGCCGCATTCCCGCGGAACCGTTGTTTTCATCCATGGCGGCTATTGGAGAGCCTTGTCGAAATTCGAGACGAGCTGGGTCGCCGATGCTTTTCTCGATCAGGGCCTATCGGTCGCCCTGCTGAACTATCCCCTCTGCCCCGACGTGACGCTCGCCCATATCCGTGGGTCGGCGCTCAGTGCTTTCGCGAAGCTCTACGAGGATGTGCTGAACGATGACGAGCGCCGCAGCATCATCGTGACTGGCCATTCGGCCGGCGGCTATCTTGCCGCGCTTCATCTCATGACGGACTGGAGGGCGCGGGGATTGCCGGAAAGGCCTATCGCCGGCATCGTGTCCATCTCAGGCGTGTTCGAGCTTCTGCCGCTCCTCAACACCTCCATGAACGAGGCGCTCAGGCTCGACGCCGCAGAGGCGGAGCGTCTCACCCTGCTTGGACAGCCATGGGTGACGCAGGCCAAGGTCGCTTTCTCGGTCGGAGGGCGAGAGCCGGAGGTTTTCCACCACCAGTCCCGGGACATGGCGGCGGGCTGGAGCGATCTTTCACCGCAATCCTTCGCAGTGCCGGACACGCACCATTTCAACGTGCTCGAGGGCCTGGCCGTGCCGGGCAGCGCGCTCAATGCCGCTGTCGTCGGGATGGTGCGGGAGTAGCTTTGCTGGCCTTGCAACGCTTCCCGCCATCCTCCCACCCGATTGCTTCGCAACCAATCTCGCCCGTCATCCCTGGCACTGCCGATAGACGGTAGCGTCCCCTCTCCCGGTGGGAGAGGGACAGAGTGAGGGCTCGCTCCCTGGGGTCGTAGGGGAGGGTTCCCCTCACCCCAACCCTCTCCCCGCCGGGAAGAGGGGACCTGTCGTGCGAACCGGATCCTAAGCCGCCGGACGCTATGCCGCCTTGCCTTTGTCGGCAGCGAAGCCGGCGCGCTGGGCATAGCCGCGGACGATGGCTTCGCGCTCGGCGTAGCTCAGCACCGCATCGATGTCCGTAAATCCATCGGGCGCGAGCTTTTCCACCGCGTCGATCACGCCTTCCGGCCCGCCCTTGCGGTTGGAATGCACGATCTCGGTCGTTTTCGGCAGACGTTCGGCGTCATAGGCCGCCAGCGCCTGCATGGGATGTTCGGCGCGAACCAGCGCATCACCCAGCGCGCGGGCATCGAGGATCGCCTGGGAGGCGCCGTTCGAGCCCACGGGATACATGGGATGGGCGGCATCGCCGAGCAGGGTGACCCGCCCGTGCGACCAGCGCGGCAGCGGGTTGCGGTCACTCAAGGGATATTCCCAGAAAGTCTCGGTCGCGCGCATCAGCGCGTGCACGTCGACCTGGGGAATGGTGATTCCGGCGGTGTTGGGCGCGAGATCGTCCCAATGGCCGGGGCGCGACCAATTCTCGCGCGCCGGCAGGCTCGTGCCGTCGCCCAGCTTGCCGATGACCGCCCAGTTGGTGAAGACCGTCTCAGGGGTTGAGCCCTCGGCAATGGGATAAACGACCATCTTGGAGGCGAGGCCGCCGGCAATGATCATCGACCGGCCGGTGAGGAAACGCGGCCAATCCCGCGCACCGCGCCAGAGCACGAGGCCGTTCCAGATCGGCCCGCCCTCGTCGGGGAACAGCGTCCGGCGCACGACCGAGTGGATGCCGTCGGCGCCCACAAGGATTTCACCGCGGGCCGTCTCGACGGGATTGCCGGCATGATCGGTGAAATGGGCGCTGATGCCGCCCTCGTCCTGGTCGAAGGATGCCAGCCGCCGACCGGTATGGACCCGGTCCGCGCCGAGGCGCTCGACGACGGCCTGCAGGATCACCGATTGCAGCCGACCGCGATGGATGGAGAACTGCGGCACGTCGTGGCCGGCATCGAGCCCGCGTGGCTCATGCCATACCTCCTGACCCTGCCGGTTGAGGTAGAACAATTCATGGGTGCGAATGGCGACCGCATCCAGGCGGTCGAGAAGGTCAAGCGCGGCCAGCTCGCGAATGGCATGCGGCAGGACGTTGATGCCGACGCCGAGCTCCTGGATGGTTGCGGCCTGCTCATAGATCTCGCAGTCGATGCCGCGGGCATGCAGCATCAAGGCCGTGGTCAGACCGCCAATACCCCCGCCAACGATAATGGCCTTCATGGCTCGCTTCCCTCGTTCTCTGGATCGACGCATTTTTGCACGGCCCGATCGGGTCACGTCAATGCTTTAAGTTTAAAATGATAGCATGCGTCTGAAGGGAAGAGGATAAAAAAAGCGCCCGATCGAAGAACCGGACGCGTGGCTATGACGACCTGGCAAGGATCTGTCCCTCGGCGGGCGCCGGATCATCCCGAGGCCACGCGCAGCATGGAGCCGGGGGGACGATGAACACTGCGCGTGCTCAATAATGCAAGCACGTGTCCATGGATTCCGGGCACGGCCAACGACCGCCCCGGAATGACAGTGACGCAAGTTGCCGCCTTTACGGCATGACAGCTTCGATGAGGAACGGCCCCTTCCGCTTGAGGGCGGCTTCGAAAACCTTCGCCAGCTCATCGGTCGTCGTAACCCGGGCGCCTTCGACGCCCATGCCCTTGGCAAGGCTCACCCAATCGAGCGCCGGCTCATCAAAGGCGAGCATGCGCTCGGCATTGCGGCCGAATTCCTTGACGCCGACATTGCGCATCTCACCTTGCAGGATCGCATAGGCGCGGTTCGAGAAGATGATCGAGATGACGTCGAGCTGCTCGCGCGCCTGGGTCCACAACGCCTGGACAGTATACATGCCGCTGCCGTCGGCCTGCATGCCGATGACCTTGCGGTCGGGGCAGGCGACGGCCGCCCCGGTGGCCAGCGGAAGGCCCACGCCGATGGAGCCGCCGGTGAGCGCCAGCATGTCGTGCGGCGCCGCCAGATGCGCGTAGTTATGGAAAGCGCCGGACGTGACGGCCTCATCACAGAGGATGGCGTTCTCCGGAACACGCTGCATCACGACACGGGCGATGGCATCGGCCGTCAAGGGGCCGGAAGGCACCGCCGGCGTCAGGGCCTCCGCGTCGGGAGCAGGGCGCAACTGGACTTTGCGCGGTGCACCAACTTCGTCAGCGAGCCATTCGAGCGCAGCGGTGAGATCCTGTCCCGCCTCAGCGAGCGTGATCAGTTCGCAGTCATTGCGCACCACCCGGCCCGGTTTGCCGGGATAAGCGAAGAAGGCGACGGGCACCGTGGCGCCGATCATGATCATCACGTCAACGTCCTTGAGCGCCTCCACGGCGACATCGACGGCATAGGGCACCCGTTCGAAGGGCACGCGGCCGCGACCGCGTTGGGCACGCGCGTTCGATGTGGGTGACATCACGCGTGCGTTCGTGCTTTGGGCAATGGCATCAGCCACGCTGAGCGGATCCAACCGTAGCGCGCGCTCACCGAGAAGCAGGGCGACGCGCTTGCCGGAGCGCAGCGCGGCAGCGGCGGCCTTGACCGTCCTCTCGTCGATCCCTGGTGGCTTTGGGCGCTCGGCCCGACGGATGGCGCGGGGCGTAACCTCGCCCCAGGCCATGTTGCCGGGCAGGATGAGCGTGGACACGCCTGGCAGCGAGACGGCGGCCCGCCACGCCGCCGCCGCGTCCTCGTCGATCGTCTCCGCGTTGATGATCCGGCGCACCCAATTGGACATGGGTTTAGCCAGGCTCTCGATATCGCTGGTCAGCGGGGCGTCGTGCTGCAGATGGTAGCTCGCATGATCACCGACGACATTGATCATCGGCGTCCTCGCGCGGCGGGCATTGTGCATATTCGCGAGGCTGTTGGCGAGGCCAGGCCCGGTATGCAGGAGCGTCGCCGCGGGCTTATCCGCCATGCGCGCATAACCATCGGCGGCTGCCGTCACGACGCCTTCGAACAGGCCCAGCACGCAGCGCATCCGCGGCTTCGCGTCGAGCGCCGCCACAAAATGCATCTCGGACGTGCCGGGATTGGCGAAGCAGACGTCGACGTCGTGGGCCAGCAAGGTATCGCAGAGAAGATCGGCACCGTTCATCAGTTCTGGCTCTCGGTCACGAGTTCGGTGAGGGCCTCCTCCAGGATGGCGAGACCTTCCCTCACCTGTGCCACGGGCGTAGTGAGCGGCGCAAGCAAGCGCACGACATTGGCATCCGGCCCGCAGGACAGGAGGATAAGGCCCTTGTCCTGCGCGCGGGCAATGAGAGCACTTGTCAAAGCCGCGTCGGGTGCCCGCGTCGCCCTGTCCTTCACAATCTCGAAGGCCGTCATGGCGCCGAGGCCACGCACGTCGCCGATGCAAGCGAATTCATTGCGCTTCGCCAACGCGGTCAGGTGGTCGCGCATGATCTCGCCGATCTCAGCCGCGCGCCCGGTCAGGTTCTCTTCTTCAACCACATCGAGCACTGCATGGGCGGCGGCGACGCCGATGGGGCTGCCGCCATAGGTGCCGCCGAGCCCGCCCGGGGCCGCCGCGTCCATGATCTCGGCGCGGCCGGTGACGGCAGAGAGCGGGAAGCCGCCCGCGAGGCCCTTGGCCATTGTCACGATATCGGCCGCGACGCCCGCGTGCTCCGCCGCGAACAGCTTGCCCGTGCGGGCGATGCCGGTCTGGATCTCATCGATGATCATGAGGATGCCGTGCTCGTCACAGACCTTCCGGACTTCCTGGAGGAAATCCAAAGGCGCGACATAGAAGCCGCCTTCGCCCTGTACCGGCTCGACGATGATGGCCGCGACGCGGGCCGGATCGACATCTGTCAGGAAGAGGTTCTTCAGCCCGGCGATGGCCTGGGTGGTGTCGATGCCGTGATAGGTCTTGGGGAAGGGCGCGTGGAACACGTCGGCCGGGAAGGGACCGAAGCCTTTCTTGTAGGGCACGACCTTGCCGGTGAGCGCCATGCCAAGCAGCGTGCGGCCATGGAAGGCGCCGCCGAAGGCGATGACCGCCGGGCGGCCGGTGGCGTTGCGGGCGATCTTGACCGCGTTCTCGACAGCTTCGGCGCCGGTGGTGACCAGCATCGTCTTCTTCGCGAAATCCCCGGGGGTCAGCTTGTTGAGCCGCTCGGCGAGGCTGACGTAGCTCTCATAGGGCGCCACGTGGAAGCAGGTGTGCGTGAAGGCCTGCGCCTGCTCGGTGACGGCGGCGATGACCTTGGGGTGGCAATGGCCGGTGTTGACCACGGCGATACCGGCGGCGAAGTCGATGTAGCGCTTGCCATCGACATCCCACAGCTCAGCATTTTGAGCGCGCGCCACATAAATCGACTTGGTGGCAACGCCGCGCGCCACGGCGCTCTTGTGCCGATCCGCCAACTGAGCTGTTGCATTCATCGCCATCGTCTCCCAGAAAAAGCGCCACTCGCGTCCCTGCGCGAAAGTCGGCGTAATAATCGGGGTGGACGATAGTCTTGCCCAGAATTTTAAGCAATATGGATAAAATAGTCCGCAACGTGTCGGAGCTGGATGGATGGAGTTTGACGTCGGTGCGCGGCTGCGCGAACTAAGGGTCGCGGCTGGGCTGTCGCAGCGCGATCTCGCGGAGCGCGCGGGCGTGACCCATGGGCTGATCTCGATGATCGAGCGGAACCGCAACAGCCCATCGGTGGCCTCGCTGCGCAAGATCCTGGGTGGCATTCCAACGACCATGTCGTCGTTCTTCAACGAGGATGAGACCACTAACGACAAGATCTTCTTCGCGGCCGGCGAACTGACAGATCTCACCTCGCGTGTCGTCCCGCGTGGGCGTGGCGCGGCCGGCCGCATGGCCTTCCGCCAGGTTGGCGACGCCCGCGCCCATGACCTGCAGATTCTGCACGAGCGCTACGAGCCAGGTGCCGACACTGGACCGACGATGCTGGAGCATCCCTCCCGTGAAGGCGGCGTGGTCATCTCCGGCGAAATCGAGCTGACCGTCGGCGATCAGGTCCGGCGTCTGAAGGCCGGTGAGGCTTATCTGTTCGACAGCCGCATTCCCCACCGCTTTCGCAATGTCGGTAAGGACCCTTGCGAAGTCGTGAGCGCCTGCACCCCACCTTACCTGTGAGAGGCGCGCGGCGGCCAGCACGCGCTTAAAATATTGAGCGCGGCGACCAGACTGTCTCCTCTGTTCGGCGCGCATCGGCTTGCGCGACCGCGTCACTTGCAATCCGTGTCCAATTGCGATCCTTGTGTGCGCAGCGATCGGCGAAACCGACAGGGTGGAGGGTACTTTGGACGACAAGGCGATCTTGAGGGCGTTGTTCGATGCCGCGCTCACGGCGGCCTACCCCGACGGGAAATTCGCTGGACGTCTACCCGAGCCGCCTAAAGGGCGCACCATCGTCATCGGCGCCGGCAAGGGCGCAGCGCGGATGGCCGCCGCCTTCGAGGCGGAATGGCCGGGCGCCTGCGAGGGGCTTGTCGTTACCCGCTATGGGCACGGCATGACGACGCGCACGATAGAGGTTGTCGAGGCCGCTCACCCGGTGCCCGACGAGGCCGGCATGGCAGCCGCCGCCCGCATCCTCGCGCTCGCGCAATCGGCGGGGCCTGACGATCTCGTGGTCTGCCTGATGTCGGGTGGCGCCTCAGCCTTGCTGACCCTGCCGGCGGAAGGCGTGACGCTGGCCGACAAGCAGGCGGTCAACAAGGCCTTGTTGAAATCAGGCGCGCCTATCGGCGCAATGAACCAGGTACGCAAGGCGCTCTCCGCAATCAAGGGGGGGCGCCTGGCCGCGGCTGCCGCGCCCGCCCGGCTCGTTACCTATCTCATCTCCGACGTGCCGGGCGACGAGCCGCGCAGCATCGGTTCCGGCCCCACCGTGCCGGAAGCCTCCGATGCCGAAGCCGCGCTTGCCATCCTGAAACGGTACGAAATTGCCGTGCCGCCGCCTATCGAGGCGGCTATCCGCGCCAATGTGATCAAGGACGTGCCGGCGTCGGCGCCCATGCATATGCTGGCGACGCCCCATATGGCGCTCGAGGCCGCCGCTGCGAAGGCGAGGGAATTCGGGCTCACGCCGCTCATTCTGGGCGATGCGCTGGAGGGAGAGGCGCGCGAGGTGGCGACGGTGCTTGCCGGCATCGCACGCTCGGTAGCCGAGCATGATGAGCCGGCAAAGCGCCCTTGCGTGCTGCTGTCCGGCGGTGAGACCACGGTCACGGTGCGCGGCAAGGGTCGGGGCGGGCGCAACGCCGAATTCCTGCTCGCCTTCGCGCTGGCGTCCCAGGCGGTGCCCGGGATCTCCGCGATCGCCTGCGATACCGACGGCA
This portion of the Chelatococcus sp. YT9 genome encodes:
- a CDS encoding ABC transporter ATP-binding protein; the protein is MTAPLLVLDHLAKNYGALKVTDDVSLHVGANELHAIIGPNGAGKTTLIHQISGLARPDTGRILFADEDITRLTMAERAAGGLARSFQITSILPDFSVLENVALAVQGRSGSSFRFFRNAGKEEELNAPARAILNQFGLLPRAGIPAGLLSYGEKRQLELAIALATRPRLLLLDEPLAGTSHEESARIISTLKTLKGTLGILLIEHDMDAVFQLADRISVLVYGRVIATGSADEVRNNAEVRSAYLGEEAA
- a CDS encoding branched-chain amino acid ABC transporter permease translates to MTDAARPVEQATPANAPPNLRRLVVPIIVFAGLAIAPWLAQFGTESFVLSLLTRVMVLGLAALSLDLLIGYAGLVSFGHAAFIGIGAYSVGILASHGINGIALQVVAALTVSAFFAAITGAISLRTRGVYFIMITLAFGQMLFFLATSLAAYGGDDGMNLPSRSLFFGYDPLDNDRTLYYVAFATLGVVYLACRMLVASRFGRVLRGARQNPVRMQAIGFSPYRYQLMLYVIAGMIAALAGVLLANTSEFVSPATMSWQRSGDLIFMVVLGGMGSLHGAIAGAIVFLLAEEVLAGFTEHWHIIFGPLLILCVLYIRGGITPLIERTRS
- a CDS encoding branched-chain amino acid ABC transporter permease, whose amino-acid sequence is MSLFLVQMLNGLQFGLILFLIAAGLTLVFGVMDFINLAHGVQYMVGAYLAAMFTAMTGNFLFGLLLALPTALAFGLLLEVLVFRKLYDRDHLDQVLATFGVIITLNEAVKILWGAAPLSVPVPDFLSGSIPLIGGLRYPVYRIAIIIAGLAVGLMLYLLVNRTKVGMLVRAGASNAPMVSALGVNIRLLFTFVFGFGAMLAGFAGAMVTPILSVEPGMGDNVLILAFVVIVIGGIGSVRGAFLAALLIGVVDTLGRFMAPMLLRAILDPSTASQTGRAIAPMLIYVLMAVTLCIRPAGLFPAKR
- a CDS encoding ABC transporter substrate-binding protein, with the translated sequence MAADKVKVGVIVSLSGPSAVLGQQARDGFELAVKELGGKLGGLPAEVIVVDDELKPDVAVTRVKGMLERDQVDFVVGPIFSNVLMAISKPVTDAKTFLISPNAGPSVLAGKSCNPYFFVTSYQNDQVHQISGKVAQDRGYKKVYLLAPNYQAGKDAIAGFKRDFKGEVVAESYVPLNTLDFQSELANIAALQPDAIYTFMPGGMGVNLVRQYQQAGLTIPVLSAFTVDESTLPAQKDAAVGMFAGSNWAPNLDTPENKAFVAAYEKAYNSVPGSYAFQAYDAALLIDSAVKATKGDLSNKEALRAALLKADFKSLRGNFKFSANGYPIQDFYLTKVAKRPDGKFQTEVVEKVFTNYADPYAKECSLTN
- a CDS encoding AMP-binding protein; protein product: MAHTAHVDTFARDNLPARELWPEMIFNRPEFQYPERLNCCVAFLDRWIAEGRGDAPCMFGLEEALTYRELYERVNRICNVLVNDLGLVPGGRVLLRSANNTMMVATYLAVLKAGGVVVATMPLLRAKELVYPIDKAKIALALCDFKLADEMEKAASQASALERIVYWGSGKADSLESLMAEASPEFTAVDTAADDVCLIAFTSGTTGVPKGTMHFHRDMLAICDGFSRNVLRPVESDRFIGSAPLGFTFGLGGIVLFPMRIGASFVVLEKAGPDDLLPAIEKFKVTICFTAPTAYRAMIPKLDQFDISTLRKCVSAGEALPKSTFDAWLAATGIKLIDGIGGTEMLHIFISAREEEIRPGSTGKPVPGFEAKVMDEEGNEVPPGTAGRLAVRGPTGCRYLADERQLKFVQNGWNMTGDTYVMDEDGYFWYQARSDDMIVSAGYNIAGPEVEAGLLTHAAVVECGVVGAPCEQRGRIVKAYVVLREGEPRDADMVKRLQEHVKAEIAPYKYPREIVFVDELPKTSSGKLQRYALRMRAEEEAFAGRGA
- a CDS encoding alpha/beta hydrolase, encoding MTGGLAQPDRDWYERAYNPRVTVPELPDILAGWIARSNATRERHPPLADIAYGPHPREVFDLFRAPHSRGTVVFIHGGYWRALSKFETSWVADAFLDQGLSVALLNYPLCPDVTLAHIRGSALSAFAKLYEDVLNDDERRSIIVTGHSAGGYLAALHLMTDWRARGLPERPIAGIVSISGVFELLPLLNTSMNEALRLDAAEAERLTLLGQPWVTQAKVAFSVGGREPEVFHHQSRDMAAGWSDLSPQSFAVPDTHHFNVLEGLAVPGSALNAAVVGMVRE